The Pyrus communis chromosome 12, drPyrComm1.1, whole genome shotgun sequence genomic sequence GCACGATAGACCTAGCTTTCGGGAAAGGCTTTTCAGCCAAAATGGaggtttgtcaaaaaaatatattttaaaaaatgattaCATGGTCGTTTGCGtgttaatttaataaaattaacatatttttcacggaatgattTACCGTAGATAAATTCAGAAACTacttctattattttttattgttaaaaatcaaaataagaagTTATGTCATTCTCAAATACCCTTTTAGCTAAAAACTCTTCAGAAAATGATATCCATATCAGTCTAACAGGACACAATTGAATGTCATAGTCATCCCCGCATCGGATCCAAAAGAGTACTAATTGCATCATGCACCATGCTTGAATTACCTATATACTAAAAGGAAAACTCAACTTAAACTTTATAGCTTCATAAAGATTattataaaaatacaaatttgtaACTTACTCAAATTGGTTAGAGCAGTGTACTCTCCTATTTATACATAAATTGAATAACCCTCCCCATATaggtttgtaaaaaaaaaaaaacaaaagttacTATAAAAATTCAAGTTAACTAGAATGTCTTTAGCTGCATGTGATCCAATATTCTATTGAATATGGTGTTGAGGTTCTCTCCATGCGTTCCTTGTTCGAAACTCTGCCctctcctaaattattgtaatagtttcgcaTTCTCCTCCTCTCttcaataacaataaattaaaaaaaatgaaaaaaaaaaagctctttAGCCATTTGAGGTATATATTTTCCTTCCCTTTCTGCATGTAATGAAACAggcaaataaattaaaaaataaaagatttttaTTGTCCACACAAAttaggaaaataaaaacaaatgcaCGTGCTTGTTTAAAGGCATTTATCAACTTTGTTGGCTGTGAAGTGAAATCCACATGTTTGCGCCAGTGTACATTAATCATTATAAATATTAGtttagataaaaaataaaaaagaatatttgaAATAGAATATATTGCAGCACAAAATTAAATAGTTCATCAAAGAGAACGAATAAATGTTATAAATCTACTTCCTTCTAGGGTTTTGTTGGGTGAAAAGATTAGAATTCTTTTGATATGATGCTCGTATTGATATGTCGTGTTAACTAACATGTTATAATTTAAGTGAACGGTATTATTGATATATCTTTTTCTATATTAACGTTGCAGATTCTTCGTATTATAACTTACTTACATGCATGACAACGGTCTATCACGAAAAAGAATCCTCAATCTACTAAACATGCACAGTGAcctctaacaaaaaaaatgccTAATATAATGAGAAACCATATATAACCAGGTCAGATTTACGCTTCCTCCGGAACCATATCCGTGGCGGATCATCAGAAAACTCCACAACTTTCAGCTTCTACCGTTTGGTGCGGGAAGGCGCGTGTCCGGCAGCACAGCCAGGCACTACTTTGGTCACGTCTATATGCAGGGTCACCCTTTGCATGGGTTCTGTTGGACATTGCCTGAAGGGTGTGCCCATGAAGATCGACATGTCCGGGGGCACAGGATTTGTGATCCATATGCAGACCCCTTTACAGGTTGTCCCAGAATTGAGATTGCCAGCACACTTGTACATGAATTAGGAAGGGTCATACATCCGACCCGCGCGTGCAGAACAAGAGAAGGggtgtgcggaaatcatttctcCATGAACTAATACTTTGTAGAATCAAACAATAAAATGATGCCAAAGAACTTCCCAACTCCATTATATATCCTCATTGATGGCATTCAAaaaaccaaaaggaaaagaccATTATAATATTGTCATCTAGAGACCTGCATATCAGGGAGAAGCCACAAAAAAAACCCTACTGTAACAGAGAGACGCCACGGAGATAGTAACAGCAGAGTCGAAAAACCAGACTGGCCTATGGGAACAGTCGGGCGCCTACATGACAGGACGCTGTCAAGAGTTATGATGGTCATCCCCTGTCACCTTAGACGAGACTTATCTAATACTGTAGACTCACTTTACACAAGCTGTTAACAAAGCAGCAAATGCTAAAAGATTTGAAGACCCAGATGAATGTTTATTTTCCGTCATCCTCGTCACCATCTTCATCCTCATCTTGGTCATCCTCATCATCTTCAGAGTCGTCGTCTTCATTCTTTCCCTGCCAATAATCAAACCTCAAAGATTAAGATATCTATTTCCTACTATAACCTTCATTTGACTAGTTATAACAGATCATAAAGGGCATTTACCAGACTGTTCAAATGGAAGCACAGTAAACAACCACACTCAGCTACTGAAATTACTGAAAGGTGACTATATATATGCCCTTACGTAATACAAAACCTAGATGAACGAGGACTCTACGAGATTAAATTACACACACAAATGTAGCAATGCACGAGTTGCACAAGTACTATATCAGCAACATCAGGTCACCAGAGGTAAGCAGTTTACTTTTTCCAAGGATGCCAAAAGCTACTAGTATGGGTTCTGCATGTGAGGTTCAATTTATCAacatttcttatgcatttatgcaGTTCATGGCAAAGACTTAATAATGATTAAGCCAGAAATTAACATctgaaatatttttcttcacttttgaatgacaCAGCAATGCTTAAATATGTAGGCTTTAGAAACTACAAAAAATCCTTATGTTAGCCTCAAGATCTTCTTGTATGTCACAAATATTTAAGTTTTAGAAAGTACAGATTCCATTAGCGGTTAATCTAGCATAAAGGTTGTCTGTATTTATAGTATTTTCACTTGACATGTAAACCTAAAAGGATCTGTGCATTCACCTCTTCATCAGCTTCCTCATCATCAAATTCCTCATCGTCATCAGCCTCCTACGTCAAAGACGTCATGAGCTACTATTAGAAAATTAGGCAAGCAGTAAAAGCTTCTACACAATACTTAAATTATGCTTGAGAAATAGGGAAGTGATAAAGCAGAAGTTACATGGTTGAAGTAAGTCAGAGGATTGGGCCACAAATCCTCCTTAATAACCTCCGCAATCTGCAGTGTGATGTGGAAGTTCAGAAAGGTACCATACAAGTAAGAAAATGTTCAGATTGACACATAGTTCTCGATACCACATTGAAATATAACTACAAACTAACCTCGTCATGAATCTCATCCTCCAAAATATCTTTTTGTTGACTATCACTAAACCAGCTAAAGAAGCTGCATAGAAAACAAGAATTGGAATTTCAGTCAATATGAGGTAATTCGAAAGACTAATAAAAGTATTTTCTGGAGGTCCATCCTAACAGGTTCCATTAACGAACCTTTCCTCAACCTGAGGTCGCTTGTTCCCTTTCTTATCATGATTAACTCCATTAGGAATGCCCTTCACAAATCAGGTATGCAGTAAGTCGTAATACCCCAACATAATTGACCAGAAATATAAACTGAATGCAAGACAAATCTTATACCATTCCCTCTTTCCATTTTATGGATGTAGCAGTAACTTTTGTTGCTTCATCAAGGAAAGTAAAGGTCTTCGTAAGCTTTGTGTCTTCAAAATAAGGATTGGGGCTGAAGACCTGTaccattaaataataaatttggtTACAATCTCAGTACATTCATTAactaaaataaaacataaaatatgccCTTGATACACTTCAAAGATACCATGGAATAGGAAAAGAGAAGACTCACAAATGTGATGGCGTAACCAGATTTCACGTCCTTGAAGTCCTCAACTTCCAGAGAAGTCAGATGCTTGAAAATctatgaaaaggaaaagaacgATGAATCCATACTAAgctaactagaatcaaatctgaAAGATTACATAGAAATAATCTCCATAATTTCATTGATTATGGAAGAGCAGGAAGGGAATGCGAGTAATTGAATTGCATAATCAGTGACCACCGACAAATATTTATAATTGAGGGATTAATTAAAGGTATAAACAGAAAGATGCACTAAATAATTTCAGAATCACAATAAATGCAAACCTTTTGATCCTCTTCAGTCAAAAGTTCACTAAGCGCGGGATGGCTCAGGAACTGCAGAGTATGGAGAAAGTAAATTATTCAAACGCCACCTAAACATAATAAATCCTTCACATGTGTATATAAATAAGGATAGATAACTTACAGCGGTTAACCAAAAGTCAGGGATGGACTTGATAATATCATTTCGCTTATCGTAGACCGGCCTGCGTACCTCATTATACTTCTGCTCCACTTCCAGGACTTTATCGCTGGCTTCCTCATTGATCTAAAAAGCATTCaaaagaaaacattaaaaacaaatgaacaatgTTGATCCACCGCGATAATTCATAAGTCAAAATTGATACAAGTGAACTGTAGCAGCTAAAAGCCTAAAACAAGTATGTCTCAGAACTTAAAAATGACCCTGTACGGttataaaaattcaaatcaatggACATTTTTTATAAGAAACATAATTCATTTAAAAGATAATAAAGCAATGCACATTCATGATTACGAAATGCCTCACCTTACGAACAAAGCCACAAAGTGAAAAATGTAGTATGGGTTCACATAATATAACTCTGTTCAGTTTAGCATTTGGGAAATGAATAAGAAAAGTAACAATAATTAAATCTACCAGCTATCAGTTGTTTGGTTAAATTAATAAACATGGAAATTGGTACAGAACACGAAAGAAGATAACTCTATATTTTCCTTATCGAGCTGACAGCTTATGCACTTACGTCACTCGTCAGGTGCAACCCTGCCCAATTATGTAATGAAATAATTGAATTTATTGCTGAGCTGGTTAttcaaggccaaagattggctacCGGATTTTGTCTTCAACTAGAAGAAGATCAGTTACTTTTCAATCTCCTTTGATCTTTGGCGTTCTTTCTACAAGATCAACTTTTTCTTCAAGGTTCAAGACAAGAGAAAAACCGCCAACCGTTATCCAATGCTGAGTTTACCCTCGCAATTTCTTTTCAAAACAGGAAAGAATTGATGAGGGGCTCTTACGATCAGAAGCTACAAAAATCgcaatttcttttcaattatatTCTTCTCTATATTTTCATGCAATTCAAACTTCACAAAATGTCAAACCTTAAAGTTCTATTCCTTCCCCATTTATTCTCTAGTCGAATGTAAACCCAACCTATGGTAATGATAAACAAACAAGGAGAAAATCTAACACCGGATGCCAACAATTCAAACTTCACAAAAACGAAACACATTCCACAGTTACCAATTACAATAATTGTTCAGAGCATCCACTGTGCTACAACATATAACGAGAATGCAAAGCGCGGAGCTTCCGCTTATGGCCGTCTATATAACAGAGCGGctttaaattctaaaaacaaacaaaaaaatccagTTTTCTATCAACCAAGCATACCACCATCAGATCCTTTTCTGGgttaatttcccagaaaaccaAAACCCGAAAACCAAATCCCTTTTCGACTCATGCATGCCGCGAAACCAattgaaattcaagaaaaaacaagaacacAAAAACCCCTGAATCGGCAGAATTTCCCAAAAGAACATCGCCAAAACCGAAACCGTTTCTTCCGTTTTGTTCAATTATGAAAGTACAACAAGAATATGCAGAGATAGGCATGAAGGTACAACCTTTTCGAGCTCGTCTTGGACCTCCTGCAACTTCTCGATGGAGAGGACGAGCTTCTCGTCGATGTGGTCGGCGTTCTCGTCCTCGGGTTTCTCTGAGAGCTTCAGCTTCTTGCCCTTGTCAGCCACCATCTTTCTTCGAGCTTCTGAATTCtgatgctctctctctctaaaaccctaccgctctccctc encodes the following:
- the LOC137711041 gene encoding NAP1-related protein 2-like; amino-acid sequence: MVADKGKKLKLSEKPEDENADHIDEKLVLSIEKLQEVQDELEKINEEASDKVLEVEQKYNEVRRPVYDKRNDIIKSIPDFWLTAFLSHPALSELLTEEDQKIFKHLTSLEVEDFKDVKSGYAITFVFSPNPYFEDTKLTKTFTFLDEATKVTATSIKWKEGMGIPNGVNHDKKGNKRPQVEESFFSWFSDSQQKDILEDEIHDEIAEVIKEDLWPNPLTYFNHEADDDEEFDDEEADEEGKNEDDDSEDDEDDQDEDEDGDEDDGK